One Pectobacterium cacticida genomic window, GTTACGTTTGTCCAAAGATCTGGGCTATCTGGGGTCGCTGGCTATTTGTAACGTGGCGGGGTCCTCTCTGGTGCGTGAATCCGATCTGGCGCTGATGACCAAAGCGGGCGTCGAGATTGGTGTCGCCTCGACCAAGGCCTTTACCACCCAGCTCACCGTCCTACTAATGCTGGTGGCGCGAATTGGTCGCCTGCGCGGTATGGATGCGCAGATCGAGCATGACATCGTACATGGCTTGCAGGCATTACCTGCACGTATTGAACAGATGTTGTCTCAGGACAAACTCATCGAATCTCTGGCGGAAGGTTTCTCTGACAAACATCATGCGCTGTTCTTAGGGCGCGGCGATCAGTACCCGATCGCCATGGAAGGTGCGTTGAAGCTGAAAGAGATCTCTTATATCCATGCTGAAGCCTATGCGGCGGGCGAATTAAAACATGGCCCGCTGGCGCTGATCGATGCCGATATGCCGGTGGTTGTCGTGGCGCCGAACAACGAATTGTTAGAGAAATTGAAATCCAACATTGAAGAAGTTCGCGCGCGTGGCGGTGAGCTGTATGTCTTCGCTGATGAAGATGCTGGCTTCACCAGCAGCGAAAATATGAAGATTATTCCGCTGCCGCATGTCGAAGAAGTGATTGCCCCGATCTTCTACACGGTGCCGTTGCAACTGCTGTCTTATCATGTTGCGCTGATTAAAGGCACGGATGTTGACCAGCCGCGCAACCTGGCGAAGTCGGTGACTGTCGAATAACGATCCCCTTTGTAGCGAGTCGCTAAAATCCGCCTTATGTCTATGAACATAAGGCGGATTTTCTATCTTCTTAATCCGGTTCTGCGTGTTTTTTGTAACATTCGCAATGCGAATGAGATACACTCACTTACACCGAAAAGACACTGATAACCGGCTGCATTTTGCACGAGCGTACACGGACATATTTCATCGCGTCATGGCTTGCGTTGTTAGCTATCGCCATGTTGTTTGTTGCCCCCGTAATCTCTAAAGCCATTACCCGCCAAACTGCCGCCTGCCAGCCTTCATCTGCCATTGTGTCAATGCACACGCCGGATAAGCACCACGCTATGATGGGGGCGATGCCTTGTGAAGGTACCTTTTCTCAGGTTCACCAAATGATGCCCGGCCACGCGATGTCGCCAATGGAGGAGATCGCCTGCGGCTACTGCCAATTGCTGGTTCACCTACCTTTTGTTCAATTGATACTGGCGGTACTGCTCTGGCTGCTACTGCGTTTTATTATTCGTATCCGGTTAATGCCGATCGTTTGTACGCCAATTTATCGCGCCTGGTCGCCTCAGCGCGCGCGTGCTCCCCCTGCTGCTTTTCTGTTTCCGTGTAACCACTAATTACCACGATTGCGTTGCCTTTTAGCTCATCTCTTGATGGGCCGGATGGGCTTACGCCAGAAAAACAGTAAGGGATATGATGAAAAAACATGATGTTGTACTGACACCAATCGCTTCTATGGTTTTGTTAGCACTTCTTTCGGGGACAACGTTCGCCGATGAGCCGCACAGCCATGAGCAGAACGAAGGCCCTGTTATGATCGTAACCGCGCCCCTTTCTTCGCCCCTGGAAATCGTCACTTCACCCAAAACGCCGCGCCAGCCTGTCCCCGCGAGCGATGGTTCCGATTACCTGAAAACGATTCCGGGTTTTTCGCAGATTCGTAACGGCGGCACCAATGGCGATCCGGTCTTTCGCGGCATGTTCGGCTCACGCTTGCGTATTTTGACCAACAACGGAGAAATGCTGGGTGCCTGTCCGGCGCGCATGGATGCGCCCAGTTCATATATTTCCCCGGAAAGTTATGATCTTATGACGTTTATTAAGGGGCCGCAAACCGTACTGTGGGGGCCGGGAAATTCAGCCGGAACGCTACGCTTTGACCGTGAGCCGCCACGATTTGACCAACCCGGTATTCAAGGTTCGGCCAGCCTGCTATCTGGCTCAAACCGCCGGTGGGATCAAAATGCAGACATTAGCGTAGGCAGTGAAGAAGGCTATCTGCGGTTGATGGGAAATAAATCACGTGCTGATGACTATAAAGACGGCGCTGGCAAACGTGTACCGTCAAAATGGGATAAATGGAATGGCGATATGGCGCTCGGTTGGACGCCAGACAAAGATACACTGATTGAGCTAACGGCGGGAAAAGGGGATGGCGAAGCCCGTTATGCCGGCCGGGGGATGGATGGCTCCCAGTTCAAGCGAGAAAGTCTGGGAATGCGCGTTGAGAAGTCCAATATCGGTGAGGTCTTTGACAAATTTGAGGCCAATGTTTATTACAACTACGCTGACCACGTTATGGATAATTACTCACTGCGTTCACCGGGGGGGATGACTACGCCTGGCGGAACGGGGCACGGCGGCGGATCGATGGGATCAGGAATGGGGTCCTCGATGCATTCCGGTGCCAAGATGATGATGAACGGGCCAATGGCGATGGAGCTCGATCGCCGAACGGTGGGCGGCCGCATGATGGGAACCTGGCAGTGGTCAGACGTGGAATTGCGCAGCGGTGCGGATACGCAACTTAATACCCACCGCAACAAAAGCAATGCAGGGTGGACGAAAGATGCCCGCTTCCATGATTATGGCGTGTTTAGCGAGCTGACATGGATGGCTACAGAGCACAGCAGCGTTATCAGCGGAGCGCGTCTGGATCGGGTGATTGTCGATAATTTCACCCAAACAGGTTCCTCTAAACGCACTGATACGCTGCCGGCGGGGTTTGTCCGTCTTGAGCATCATCTTGCTGATATTCCAGTCATGTTTTATGCCGGAGTGGGCTACACCGAGCGATTTCCCGACTATTGGGAGCTATTTTCGCCCAAAAAGTATTGGCCGGATGGATCTACCAATACGTTTGACCGTGTTAAAACGGAAAAAACCACCCAGATTGATATCGGTGCGCAGTACAAAGGCAGCCAACTCAATGGTTGGGTATCGGCTTACGTTGGGCGGGTAAACGATTTTATTCTCTTTCGCTACGATCCCACCAATCCGCGTGACAGTCAGGTCGATAACATAGACGCCACAATCATGGGAGGGGAAGCTGGGGTAAGCTATCAGTTAACCGACGCGTGGAAAACAGACGCCAGCGTAGCCTACTCCTGGGGTAAAAATACCGATGACCACCAACCGTTACCACAAATCCCGCCGCTGGAAGCGCGGCTGGGGTTAACCTGGGAAAAAGGGGATTGGAGTAGCGCTGGGCTATTACGTATCGTCAGCGCGCAGCATCGAACCGATAACAATAATGGTAATGTCGTCGGGAAAGATTTCGACCACAGCGCCGGTTTTGCGGTCTTTTCTGCGAATGCGGCTTATCGGGTCAATAAACACGTTAAGCTAAGCGCCGGGGTAGACAACTTATTTGACAAGGCCTATAGCGAGCATTTAAATCTGGCGGGTAACAGCAGCTTCGGCTATTCGGCGAATACGTCGGTTAACGAGCCTGGACGAACCTTCTGGGCTAAGCTGAATGTTACATTCTGATGAGATCCCGGCTCTCTGAGCCGGGAAAGTCGATGGGGTTGATGATCTGTCTCCCCATCGATTGACTCACTGTTTTTTATCAGCACCGATCTGAACCGGTATTCTGGTCGGCGGTGCTTACTTTTTACCTGTACATCTTCATTGTCATAAAACTGTCACATTATCTACATTTTACTGTCACTGAATTGTCCTATTTTTCCTTCTGCAAACTACACTCTGATTTGATAACTCTGATTGATAACGGCTCCACGTTGACACGTCGAGTATCCCACAGGAGGGATTATGAAACTGATGCGTACCACTCTTGCCAGTGTTGTTGCGGCAACTCTTTCTCTAACGGCATTTTCTGCTTTTGCTGCTGCTAACCTCACCGGCGCTGGTGCGACATTCCCAGCGCCTGTTTATGCCAAATGGGCTGATTCCTACCAAAAAGAAACCGGTAATAAAGTTAACTATCAAGGGATTGGATCTTCTGGCGGTGTAAAACAAATTATTGCTAAAACGGTAGATTTTGGTGCTTCCGATGCGCCGTTGTCTGACGACAAATTAGCGCAAGACGGTCTATTCCAGTTCCCAACCGTGATCGGCGGCGTGGTGCTGGCAGTCAACATCCCGGGTATTAAAACTGGCGATTTAACGCTGGATGGTAAAACGCTGGGTGATATCTACCTGGGTAAAATCAAAAAATGGAATGACCCGGCTATCACTAAACTGAACCCGAACGCCAAACTGCCGGATCAGGATATCGCCGTGGTTCGTCGTGCTGATGGTTCAGGAACCTCTTTCGTGTTCACCAGCTACCTGTCTAAAGTAAACCCTGAATGGAAAGAGAAGATTGGCGCCGGCTCTACCGTAAACTGGCCGACCGGTCTGGGTGGTAAAGGCAACGATGGTATCGCCGCGTTCGTACAACGTCTGCCTGGTTCTATCGGTTATGTTGAATACGCGTATGCTAAACAGAATAACCTGGCTTACACCAAACTGGTTTCTGCTGATGGCAAAGCGGTCAGCCCGACAGGCCCTAACTTCAGTAATGCGGCTAAAGGGATCGACTGGAGCAAGTCATTTGCTCAGGATCTAACCAATCAAAAAGGCGCGGATGCCTGGCCGATCACGTCAACCACGTTTATTCTGGTTCATACTAAACAGGATAAACCTGAGCAGGGCGCTGAAGTGTTGAAATTCTTCGATTGGGCGTTCAATAAGGGTGGTGAGCAAGCTGAAGCGTTAGATTATGCTACGTTGCCACAAGAAGTTGTTGAGCAAATCCGCGCAGCATGGAAAACGCAGATAAAAGATAGCAGCGGTAAAGCGCTGTACTAATTTAGCGTATCCATCGTGTTGGTAACCAGATCATGATGAGGTTGTCAGATTCTGGAAAATAAGCAGTAGAACAACAGGTTGTATCGGGGCGGAGAGGTGATGGTAACTTCTCTGCCTTCAATAGCTTATTTAATGTTGTTAAAACGAGAAGAGAGACGTATGGCTGAGTACAAGCCAACTATCAAAGCCCCGGGGAAATATGGCGATATCCTTTTCGGCACGCTGGTAAAACTGGCGGCGCTGGTCACGTTGCTGTTATTGGGAGGCATCATCGTTTCCCTGATTGTGGCATCCTGGCCGAGCATCGAAAAGTTTGGTTTTGCCTTCTTGTGGACGAAAGAATGGGATGCGCCCGCAGAACAATTTGGTGCGCTGGTACCGATTTACGGTACTGTCGTGACCTCGCTTATTGCACTCATTATCGCCATCCCGATTAGCTTCGGGATTGCGTTATTTCTGACTGAACTGGCGCCAGCATGGTTGAAACGCCCGCTTGGCGTGGCGATTGAATTACTGGCGGCCATTCCGAGTATTGTTTATGGCATGTGGGGGCTGTTTATTTTTGCGCCGCTATTTGCCAAGTATTTCCAGCAGCCGGTAGGTAACGTCCTATCCGGCATTCCTATTGTTGGTTCGCTGTTTTCCGGCCCGGCGTTCGGGATCGGTATTCTGGCGGCTGGCGTCATTCTGGCTATCATGATTATCCCTTATATCGCCGCGGTTATGCGCGATGTGTTTGAGCAGACGCCAGTCATGATGAAAGAGTCCGCTTATGGTATTGGTTGTACTACGTGGGAAGTGATCTGGCGCATCGTGTTGCCTTATACCAAAAATGGCGTTATCGGCGGAATCATGTTGGGGCTGGGGCGCGCTCTGGGCGAAACCATGGCTGTGACCTTTATCATTGGTAATACCTACCAACTCGATAGTGCGTCGTTGTATATGCCCGGCAACAGTATCACCTCCGCGTTGGCGAACGAATTCGCCGAAGCCGAATCCGGGCTGCATACGGCCGCGTTGATGGAGCTGGGGCTGATCCTATTTGTGATTACTTTTATCGTACTGGCATGCTCAAAATTGATGGTGATGCGACTGGCAAAAAATGAGGGAGCGCGCTAATGGCGACCTTAGGTATAGAACAAGAAACCGCACTGGCGCGTTCGCGGCGTAAAATGCAGGCCTGGCGTCGACAGAAAAACCGTATTGCACTGTGTCTATCCATGTCTACGATGGCTTTCGGTCTGTTCTGGCTGATCTGGATTCTGGTTTCTACCATCACCCGCGGCTTTGATGGTATGTCGTTGGCGCTGTTTACCGAGATGACGCCGCCGCCAAATACGGCGGGTGGTGGTCTGGCGAATGCCATCGTCGGGAGCGGGTTGTTAATTTTATGGGCGACGCTGCTGGGGACGCCGTTGGGCGTTATGGCCGGTATCTATCTGGCGGAATATGGCCGTAAATCCTGGATTGCCGAAGTGACCCGTTTCATCAACGACATCTTGTTGTCAGCACCTTCCATTGTGGTGGGCCTGTTTGTCTATACCCTTGTGGTGACAAAGATGCAGCATTTCTCCGGCTGGGCGGGCGTGATTGCGTTAGCGCTATTGCAGGTGCCGATAGTGATTCGTACCACGGAAAATATGCTCAAACTGGTGCCGGATAGTTTGCGAGAAGCGGCTTACGCGCTGGGGACACCGAAATGGAAAATGATTTCTGCGATTACGCTGAAAGCTTCCGTATCCGGCATTATCACCGGAATATTGTTGGCCATCGCGCGTATCGCCGGGGAAACCGCGCCATTGCTGTTTACATCGTTGTCGAATCAGTTCTGGAGTACGGATCTGATGCATCCTATTGCTAACCTGCCAGTCACTATCTTTAAGTTCGCCATGAGTCCGTTTGTCGAGTGGCAACAGTTGGCCTGGGCGGGGGTATTGCTGATTACGCTGTGCGTTCTGTTACTCAATATCTTAGCGCGTGTTATTTTCTCGGCGAAGAAACATTAGGTTGCTGAAAAAGCAGTTTGCTAAAAATCGTTCTTTTCTGGGAAACGTTAAACAAATTCAAGGCGTTGCCCGACAGCGCCAGGTAAAAGAGAGAAGTCTTGATGAGTATGGCTACTGAGACATCCTACAAAATTCAGGTTCGCGATCTGAATTTTTATTACGGAAAATACCATGCGCTGAAAAACATCACGCTGGATATTGCTGCGAATCAGGTTACTGCGTTTATCGGCCCGTCTGGCTGTGGTAAATCCACGCTGCTGCGCACCCTGAATAAAATGTATCAGCTTTATCCTGAACAGCGCGCGGAAGGCGATATTCTGTTGGATGGCAATAACATTCTAACGGATAAGCAAGATATTTCTCTGCTGCGGGCGAAGGTGGGAATGGTTTTTCAGAAGCCGACGCCGTTTCCGATGTCCATTTACGATAACATCGCGTTTGGCGTCCGTCTGTTTGAGAAATTGTCTCGTGCCGACATGGATGAACGTGTTCAGTGGGCGCTGACTAAAGCGGCACTGTGGCAAGAGACCAAAGACAAACTGCACCAGAGCGGCTATAGCCTGTCTGGCGGTCAACAGCAACGTTTATGCATTGCGCGCGGCATTGCGATTCGCCCGGATGTGTTGCTGCTGGATGAACCCTGCTCTGCTCTTGACCCGATTTCTACTAGCCGCATTGAAGAGCTGATTTCCGAGCTGAAAAAAGATTACACCGTGGTTATTGTTACGCACAACATGCAGCAGGCGGCGCGTTGTTCCGATCATACGGCGTTTATGTATTTGGGTGAGCTGATTGAGTTCAGCGATACTGATACCCTGTTTACTGCTCCGCGGCAGAAACAGACTGAAGATTACATCACCGGTCGTTACGGTTGATTAGGAAGCATCATGGATAATCTGAATCTGAACAAACACATCTCCGGTCAGTTTAATGCCGAATTGGAACATATCCGTACCCAGGTTCTGACGATGGGCGGGCTGGTGGAGCAACAACTGAGTAACGCAATTACCGCGATGCACAATCAGGATGCGGAGCTGGCTCAGCAGGTCATTGAAGGTGACGATGACGTTAACATGATGGAAGTGGCCATCGATGAAGCCTGCGTGCGCATTATTGCGAAACGCCAGCCTACCGCCAGCGACTTGCGTCTGGTGATGGCGATCATCAAAACCATTTCTGAATTAGAACGTATCGGCGATGTGGCGGATAAAATCTGTCGCACCGCATTGGAGAAGTTCTCCCATCAGCATCAGCCGCTGTTAGTGAGCCTGGAATCCTTGGGGCGTCACACCGTGCAAATGCTGCATGATGTACTAGATGCTTTTGCTCGTATGGATCTGGATGAAGCGATTCGTATTTATCGCGAAGATAAGAAAGTGGATAAAGAGTACGAAGGCATTGTGCGCCAATTGATGACGCACATGATGGAAGACTCTCGCACTATCCCCAGCGTATTGACCGCGTTGTTCTGTGCTCGCTCTATTGAGCGTATCGGCGACCGCTGTCAGAATATTTGTGAATTTATCTTCTACTTCGTCAAGGGACATGATTTCCGTCATCTTCGTGGTGATGCGTTGGAAAAACTGCTGGTGCAGAAAGATAAGAAAGCGGAATAGTCAATCTGCGTTCAATATAACACTCACGCCCTGCAAGCAGGGCGTGAGTGTTATTAATCTAAAATTTTCTAGCACGGTGATCCGTGTCTGCTTTTTCATAGTGCAGTGTTAGCCTGGTATGCACTATTGACGTACCGAGAATCGCAAAGAAATACTTATCGTAGACCCCGATCGTGTTATTTATTGATGCCCAGTATTCAAAAATAAAGCACGCCACGACTACGGTTTCTCCTTTTTAGAAAGGCATCCCCTAAAATCAGTAAAGATATAAACCGACGATTGGCTTCAGTCTTGCAATAAATACCTGGTGTCTTTTCACTGATGGTATGGAGAATAGCATGATGCATTCCCTAGCAAGACTGATAAATAAATATACCTTATCCGTATTACTAATGAGTTTCGCCTCACAGAGTTATGCGGGAAAACAGAACGACACGTTAGTTTATGCCTCGGATAACGAGGTAGAAAATGTTAGCCCCTATCACAACACGCTCCGTGAGGGCGTCATTATTTCGAATTTGGTTTGGGATCGCCTTATTTATCGCGATCCCAAAACGGGAGAATATAAACCCCAATTAGCCGCAAGTTGGGCGTGGGATTCACCGAAAATATTGGTTCTGCACCTACGTAAAGGCATTAAATTTCACAACGGCGATGATTTTACCGCAGACGATGTAATTTATACGTTTAATAATATTGCCGGGAATAATACCGGATCGGTAATGCCGCAGAGTGTTAACTGGATTAAAGAAACGGAAAAGGTAGATGACTATACCGTAAAGTTGCATCTGGCCAAGCCTTTCCCCGCGGCGTTGGAGTATTTATCCGGTCCGACGCCGATTCTTCCGGCTAAATATTTTCAGCAGGTTAAATTAGCCGGTTTCAGCAAGGCGCCGATAGGCACCGGACCTTACAAAATAACCAGCGTGACGCCGGGTCAGGGGGTCACAATGGAAAAGAATCCCGATTACTTCAAAGAAAGTCCGATCGGGCAACCCAAAATCGGCAAGCTGAAATTTGTGGTTATCCGCGATCCGGAAACGCGGCTGGCGCAGTTGATGACTGGGCAGGTCGACTGGATCTGGCGCGTGTCAGCGGACCAAATGCCGTCACTGGAGGCGATGCCGAACATCACGGTAAAAAGTGGCGAAACCATGCGGGTCGGTTTCCTGGCGCTGAATATTAACGCCAGCGGAGCGGGAGGGGCGCCATTAAAAGATTTGCGTGTTCGTCAGGCGATAAACTACGCCATTAACCGTAAAGGGATTGTCGATAACCTGGTGCAAGGAGGGAGCCAGCCAGTTTATTCCGCCTGTTTCCATGCTCAGACAGCGTGTAATACCAGCAAGGTTATCCAGTACGATTACAACCCGGAAAAAGCGAAACAATTGCTCGCCGAGGCGGGCTATCCCGATGGGTTCGATACCGATATCTGGGCTTACCGTGAGCGTGATTACGCGGAAGCGATTATTGGCGACCTGCGCAAAGTCGGCATTCGCGCCCGCCTGCACTATGTACAGTACCAGGTGATGTCCGCCGATTTGATCTCAGGTAAAGCGCCGATAGGGATCCGCACCTGGGGATCGTATTCCATCAATGACGCTTCTGCGTTCGTTACGCCCTACTTTGGTGGCAAAGGCGACGACATATGGAAAGATGCCGACGTCACCAGCATGTTGGAAAAAGCCGACCAAAGCATCGATCCAAACGTTCGCAGCGCGCAATATGCCGATTTATTGGGCCGTATTTCCTCTCAGGCCTATCTGGCGCCGCTGTTCTCCTACTCAACAAACTATGCGTTTACCTCCGATCTGAACTTCGATAGCTGGCCGGATGAGCTGCCGCGTTTTGCCATGGCTAGCTGGAAGGATACCCAATAGATTTCAAGTTGCAGGAAGGCGGCAACCGAGGGAATCCCCAAGAGCTTACACCAGTAAGTGATTGGGGTGAGTAAGGGCAGCCAACGCATCTGCGGCTTGAAAGATGACGGGTATAAAATGTTGCCGGGGAATCAATCAGCGCATTGGTTCCCGGTTCCCTCTGGCATCTGATGATAACGAGGAACTGGTCATGATTGTCTATATATTACAGCGGCTTCTGGTGGCGCTGGCGGTGTTGTTTACCGTTGCCGTCATCAGTTTCTCCCTCTTGAACCTTTCCGGCGATTTGGCCGCCGCCATTGCCGGGCCGGACGCCTCAGCCGATGTCATTGAAAGTATTCGGGTTCAACACGGGCTGGACCAGCCATTAACCACGCAGTTCATGCACTGGATGTGGGCGGCGCTACATCTCGATTTCGGGCGCTCTTTCTATTTTGAAAATACGGTTATGGAGCTAATTGGTCAGAGAATGCCGGTGACGCTCAAGCTGGGCGTAGTTTCTCTGCTGCTGGCGCTGGTAGTGGCGATTCCGCTTGGCGTATTGGCGGCGGTATTTCGTGATACCTGGATTGACCGATGCGCCATTTTTATCTCGGTTATTGGCCAGGCCATGCCGAATTTCTGGTTTGCCCTGATCCTGATTCTTATCTTTGCCGTTGGGCTCAAGTGGGTGCCAGTGGCAGGGAATACGAGCTGGCATAACTTTGTATTGCCAGCGGTGGCGTTGGGCTATTACGCGATGCCGTCACTGATGCGGCTGACCCGCTCCGGGATGCTGGATGTGCTGGGTTCGGATTATATCCGCACCGCGCGGGCGAAAGGGTTGAGCGCCTTTAACGTGATTGTTAAGCACGGTTTGCGTAACGCCATTATTCCTGTGGTAGCGCTGGCGACGGTTGAACTGGGCTTTATGTTGGGCGGGTCGGTGGTCATTGAATCTATCTTCGCGCTACAGGGATTAGGGCAACTGGCGTGGGACTCCATCTCCCGAAATGATTTTCCGGTGGTGCAGGCCATCGTATTGATTATTTCCGTGTTTTATATCGGGCTGACATTTTTGGCGGATGTGCTTAATGCGGCGTTAGATCCGCGCTTACGTACCCAATGAGGAGCAGCCATGAAAACTTCATCATCACTTTCTTCAACGTTAGCGGCGAAAGCGCCGGTGCTTGAATCAGGGCTGACACCGAAACCGACGTGTCTGCGGCGTGGACTGACGGCCATTCTGGGTCATCACAGCATGACGCTGGGGCTGATTATTCTCGCTGTCATTATGGTGGCGGCGATCTTCGCTCCGTTTATCAGCCCGCACGATCCCTATGCGCAGGACGTCAGCCAGCGTTTGATACCGCCGGTCTGGCACGAGAAAGGAAGCTGGGATCACCTATTGGGCACCGACAAGCTGGGGCGTGATTACCTAAGCCGCTTGCTGTACGGCGCGCGCGTCTCCCTGATTATCGGGCTGGTCGCCGTGGTGGTCTCCGGGTTTATCGGTGTCACCTTGGGGGTACTGGCGGGCTACTTCGGCGGGCGCGTCGATGCTGTCGTCAGCTACATTCTGACCGTTCGTCTCTCCATGCCGGTAATTCTGGTGGCGCTGGCGACCGCTGCGTTGGTGGGCGGCTCGGTAAAGGTGGTTATCCTATTGCTCGGTTTACTCTTGTGGGACCGTTTTCTGATTGTTTCGCGATCGGTGACTCGTCAACTGCGTGAGGCTGAATTTATCGCAGCGGCCAGAACGCTGGGCGCATCGTCGCTATTTATCATGCTGCGAGAAATCCTTCCCAACCTGATCGGGCCATTGACGGTAGTCGCGACGCTGGAAATTGCCCACGCCATTTTGCTGGAAGCCACGCTCTCCTTTCTTGGCTTGGGCGTTCAACCGCCGATGCCGTCCTGGGGGCTGATGATCGCCGAAGGTAAGGCTTATATGTTTTTTCAACCCTGGGTGATTCTGATTCCGGGCATTGTGTTGGCGATCGTCGTGTTGGGGATCAATCTGGTAGGCGATGGCCTACGTGATATCACCGCGCTGGACGGGCGTAACTGAGGAAATGGCCATGACGAATGACATATTGCTGGATATAAAAAACCTGCGGGTCGCTCTGCCCACCTCCCAAGGGACGTTGCACGCGGTGCGGGGGATTGATTTTTCGGTCAAGCGGGGGGAGATGCTGTGTCTGGTAGGCGAATCGGGCTGTGGTAAATCCATGACTTCGCTGGCGTTGATGGATTTACTGCCGCGTAAGGCGGTGCGTTCGGCGGACAGAATGCGTTTCAAGGGAATGGATTTACTGACGCTGCAAAAGCGGCAGATTACCGCGTTGCGCGGCGATCAAATATCGATGATTTTCCAGGAGCCAATGACCTCGCTCAATCCATCTTTCACTTTGGGAAACCAGCTTTGTGAAACGCTGCTGGCGCACCGCAAGGTATCACAGGCCGAAGCCAGAGACAGGGCGGTGTATCTGATGGAGCGGGTGGGGATTCCAATGGCTTCCGCACGATTGAATCAGTATCCCCATCAACTTTCTGGCGGCCTGCGTCAGCGCATCATGATTGCCATGGCGCTGATGTGCGAGCCGGCGTTGATTATCGCCGATGAGCCCACTACCGCGCTGGACGTAACGATTCAGGCGCAGATTTTACGGATGTTGCGCGAGCTTCAGCAGGAACTGGGTACGGCGGTGATTTTTATCACACACGATCTGGGCGTCGTGGCGCGTATCGCCGATCGGGTGGCGGTAATGTATGCCGGACAGATTGTAGAAACCGCGCCGGTAAGAGCCTTGTTTACCCAGCCGCAACATCCCTATACCCGCGCATTACTCGACTGCATCCCCGTACAGGGGAAAACCGTGCCCGGCCAACCGTTGAAAGCGATCTCGGGCGTCGTGCCCAGCCTGATCGGCGAACAACAAGGCTGTGCGTTCAGCAATCGCTGTACCTACTGTCGTGACGTTTGTCGCCAGGATGCGCCTTATGTGCATGTGACCCCCGACCATGAGGTGCGCTGCATTCGGGCGTTGAAGCCGGAGGAAGTCGCATGAACCGTCAAACGCATCAGGAACCTGGCCCTACGGCACTGCCGACGCATATTCCTGGCAACGATGATATCGCGCTGGAGCTATGTGCGCTGACCCGGGTGTTTCGCTTGAACCGCGGCCTATTTTCCCGTGCGGGCGAAATTCGCGCGGTCGATAACGTTTCTTTGCGCGTGCGTCGCGGTGAAACGCTTGGGTTAGTGGGCGAATCGGGGTGTGGAAAAAGTACGCTGGCAAAAATGCTGTTGGGATTGCTTGAACCCACGTCCGGTAATGTGTTGATCGAAGGGCGCGAGATTGACATCAGCCAGCGCAAAGAAATGGCTTCCCGCATTCAGCCTATTTTTCAGGATCCCTATTCCTCCCTGAATCCGCGGCGAACCGTCGCCAACATTGTGGAAGTCGCCCTGAACCTTCATGGCATCGGCACCCCGGATGAGAGAAAGGCGCGGGTTAAGGAGATGCTGGATGTGGTGGGGATGCCCGCCCGAACGCACAACCAGTACCCCGGCCA contains:
- a CDS encoding DUF2946 domain-containing protein: MHERTRTYFIASWLALLAIAMLFVAPVISKAITRQTAACQPSSAIVSMHTPDKHHAMMGAMPCEGTFSQVHQMMPGHAMSPMEEIACGYCQLLVHLPFVQLILAVLLWLLLRFIIRIRLMPIVCTPIYRAWSPQRARAPPAAFLFPCNH
- a CDS encoding TonB-dependent copper receptor, whose amino-acid sequence is MKKHDVVLTPIASMVLLALLSGTTFADEPHSHEQNEGPVMIVTAPLSSPLEIVTSPKTPRQPVPASDGSDYLKTIPGFSQIRNGGTNGDPVFRGMFGSRLRILTNNGEMLGACPARMDAPSSYISPESYDLMTFIKGPQTVLWGPGNSAGTLRFDREPPRFDQPGIQGSASLLSGSNRRWDQNADISVGSEEGYLRLMGNKSRADDYKDGAGKRVPSKWDKWNGDMALGWTPDKDTLIELTAGKGDGEARYAGRGMDGSQFKRESLGMRVEKSNIGEVFDKFEANVYYNYADHVMDNYSLRSPGGMTTPGGTGHGGGSMGSGMGSSMHSGAKMMMNGPMAMELDRRTVGGRMMGTWQWSDVELRSGADTQLNTHRNKSNAGWTKDARFHDYGVFSELTWMATEHSSVISGARLDRVIVDNFTQTGSSKRTDTLPAGFVRLEHHLADIPVMFYAGVGYTERFPDYWELFSPKKYWPDGSTNTFDRVKTEKTTQIDIGAQYKGSQLNGWVSAYVGRVNDFILFRYDPTNPRDSQVDNIDATIMGGEAGVSYQLTDAWKTDASVAYSWGKNTDDHQPLPQIPPLEARLGLTWEKGDWSSAGLLRIVSAQHRTDNNNGNVVGKDFDHSAGFAVFSANAAYRVNKHVKLSAGVDNLFDKAYSEHLNLAGNSSFGYSANTSVNEPGRTFWAKLNVTF
- the pstS gene encoding phosphate ABC transporter substrate-binding protein PstS, producing the protein MKLMRTTLASVVAATLSLTAFSAFAAANLTGAGATFPAPVYAKWADSYQKETGNKVNYQGIGSSGGVKQIIAKTVDFGASDAPLSDDKLAQDGLFQFPTVIGGVVLAVNIPGIKTGDLTLDGKTLGDIYLGKIKKWNDPAITKLNPNAKLPDQDIAVVRRADGSGTSFVFTSYLSKVNPEWKEKIGAGSTVNWPTGLGGKGNDGIAAFVQRLPGSIGYVEYAYAKQNNLAYTKLVSADGKAVSPTGPNFSNAAKGIDWSKSFAQDLTNQKGADAWPITSTTFILVHTKQDKPEQGAEVLKFFDWAFNKGGEQAEALDYATLPQEVVEQIRAAWKTQIKDSSGKALY
- the pstC gene encoding phosphate ABC transporter permease PstC, with the protein product MAEYKPTIKAPGKYGDILFGTLVKLAALVTLLLLGGIIVSLIVASWPSIEKFGFAFLWTKEWDAPAEQFGALVPIYGTVVTSLIALIIAIPISFGIALFLTELAPAWLKRPLGVAIELLAAIPSIVYGMWGLFIFAPLFAKYFQQPVGNVLSGIPIVGSLFSGPAFGIGILAAGVILAIMIIPYIAAVMRDVFEQTPVMMKESAYGIGCTTWEVIWRIVLPYTKNGVIGGIMLGLGRALGETMAVTFIIGNTYQLDSASLYMPGNSITSALANEFAEAESGLHTAALMELGLILFVITFIVLACSKLMVMRLAKNEGAR
- the pstA gene encoding phosphate ABC transporter permease PstA, whose translation is MATLGIEQETALARSRRKMQAWRRQKNRIALCLSMSTMAFGLFWLIWILVSTITRGFDGMSLALFTEMTPPPNTAGGGLANAIVGSGLLILWATLLGTPLGVMAGIYLAEYGRKSWIAEVTRFINDILLSAPSIVVGLFVYTLVVTKMQHFSGWAGVIALALLQVPIVIRTTENMLKLVPDSLREAAYALGTPKWKMISAITLKASVSGIITGILLAIARIAGETAPLLFTSLSNQFWSTDLMHPIANLPVTIFKFAMSPFVEWQQLAWAGVLLITLCVLLLNILARVIFSAKKH